In the genome of Microbacterium saperdae, one region contains:
- a CDS encoding FBP domain-containing protein, translating into MRPIDERAIRASLRNASRKEAADMNLPAGFRDIDFSRLDYLGWSDPKSPRRAYVLVEVDDTLAGVLLQQAEQRVIARAQCSWCDDVTLRNDVQLFTARKNGPAGRKGDTVGTLVCANFECSANVRRLPPLAYPGFDREAARDQRILRLGEHVRAFVRALDA; encoded by the coding sequence ATGCGTCCCATCGACGAGCGCGCCATCCGCGCCTCCCTCCGCAACGCCTCCCGCAAAGAGGCCGCCGACATGAACCTGCCCGCGGGCTTCCGCGACATCGACTTCAGTCGACTGGACTACCTCGGCTGGTCCGACCCGAAGTCCCCTCGACGCGCCTACGTGCTCGTCGAGGTCGACGACACCCTCGCCGGAGTCCTGCTGCAGCAGGCCGAGCAGCGCGTGATCGCCCGAGCCCAGTGCTCGTGGTGCGACGACGTGACGCTCCGCAACGACGTGCAGCTGTTCACCGCGCGCAAGAACGGCCCTGCCGGGCGCAAGGGCGACACCGTGGGCACACTCGTGTGCGCGAACTTCGAATGCTCCGCGAACGTGCGCCGGCTCCCTCCGCTGGCCTACCCCGGATTCGATCGCGAAGCGGCGCGCGACCAGCGCATCCTGCGTCTCGGCGAGCACGTGCGGGCGTTCGTCCGTGCGCTCGACGCCTGA
- a CDS encoding kynureninase, whose product MTDSLDTRLLDRARALDAADPLHAHLDAFADAPGVTAYLDGNSLGRPLRDTPEKLAAFVREDWGTRLIRSWDEQWMALPMELGDRIGRVALGAAAGQTVVADSTSVLIYKLMRAALGAESSRTELVIEAGNFPTDRFLAEGVAAETGMTLRWLEPDPVRGVTVDDVAAVVSERTALVSLSHVDYRSGALADMPAITDAVHAAGALMMWDLCHSAGVVPMQLDEWGVDMAVGCTYKYLNGGPGSPAFAYLRRDLQGVLRQPIQGWWSAADIFAMGPEYVPADDIRQLLSGTPPVTSMLAMQGMLDLIEQSSIAQIRAKSVSLTDLAVEAYDDVLAPLGVRLLSPRDADLRGGHVTIGHPDFRAVTQRLWADGIIPDFRFPDGIRLGLSPLSTSHVETVTGVLAIRDALRA is encoded by the coding sequence ATGACCGACTCCCTCGACACCCGCCTGCTCGACCGCGCCCGCGCCCTCGACGCCGCCGACCCTCTGCACGCGCATCTCGATGCCTTCGCCGACGCACCAGGAGTCACGGCCTACCTCGACGGCAACTCGCTCGGCCGCCCGCTGCGCGACACCCCGGAGAAGCTGGCCGCGTTCGTGCGCGAGGACTGGGGCACCCGACTGATCCGCTCCTGGGACGAGCAGTGGATGGCGCTGCCCATGGAGCTCGGCGACCGGATCGGCCGGGTGGCCCTCGGCGCCGCCGCCGGACAGACCGTGGTCGCCGATTCGACCAGCGTGCTGATCTACAAGCTCATGCGCGCGGCCCTGGGTGCCGAGAGCTCCCGCACCGAGCTCGTGATCGAGGCGGGCAATTTCCCCACCGACCGCTTCCTCGCCGAGGGCGTCGCCGCCGAGACGGGCATGACGCTGCGGTGGCTGGAACCCGACCCCGTGCGCGGTGTCACGGTCGACGACGTCGCGGCCGTCGTCTCCGAGCGCACCGCCCTGGTCTCGCTCAGCCACGTGGACTACCGCTCGGGCGCCCTGGCCGACATGCCTGCGATCACGGATGCCGTGCACGCGGCCGGAGCCCTCATGATGTGGGACCTGTGCCACTCCGCGGGCGTGGTCCCGATGCAGCTCGACGAGTGGGGCGTCGACATGGCCGTGGGCTGCACGTACAAGTACCTGAACGGCGGCCCCGGTTCTCCCGCCTTCGCCTATCTGCGGCGCGACCTGCAGGGTGTGCTGCGCCAGCCCATCCAGGGATGGTGGAGCGCCGCCGACATCTTCGCCATGGGCCCGGAGTACGTGCCGGCCGATGACATCCGCCAGCTGCTCAGCGGCACGCCGCCCGTCACCTCCATGCTCGCGATGCAGGGGATGCTCGACCTGATCGAGCAGTCGTCGATCGCGCAGATCCGCGCCAAGTCGGTCTCCCTCACCGACCTCGCGGTCGAGGCGTACGACGACGTGCTCGCACCGCTCGGCGTGCGGCTGCTGAGTCCGCGCGATGCGGATCTCCGCGGCGGACACGTCACGATCGGGCACCCGGACTTCCGTGCAGTGACGCAGCGGCTGTGGGCGGATGGGATCATCCCCGACTTCCGCTTCCCCGACGGCATCCGCCTCGGCCTCTCACCGTTGAGCACCTCGCACGTCGAGACCGTGACGGGCGTGCTCGCCATCCGGGACGCCCTGCGCGCATGA
- a CDS encoding beta-xylosidase/alpha-l-arabinosidase, producing the protein MDVSPTPRPRFSSRVESLLEQMTLEEKQAQLVGFWVDQGEELVAPMAGEKKTSTRYEEAAAHGIGHLTRVYGTRPVDPIARAQWLWGEQARLQRETRLGIPALVHEECLTGLAAWQAATFPTPLAWGASFDPELVEEMGRAIGSSMRQLGIHQGLAPVLDVIRDPRWGRVDECISEDPLVVGTVGTAYVRGMQSEGVHATLKHFVGYSASRAGRNHAPVSAGRREIEDVLLPPFEMAVREGGVRSVMNSYTDIDGVPVAADPYYLDEVLRGRWGFDGVVVSDYFAVDFLRSMHHVAADSAQAASLAITAGIDVELPSPDAYTTLAAQVRAGALDQGIVDRAVGRVLAQKEELGLLDADFGTAPDAIDLDSPAHRALARRLAEESIVLLSNDGVLPLDPSGSPRIAVIGPNADSAEALMGCYSFVNHVLAHHPDVPAGIALPSVLDGLRSALPSATITSAAGCTVEGEDRSGFPAAVAEAAAADIAIVVIGDRAGLFGRGTVGEGNDVDSLELPGVQRELVEAVVATGTPVVVIALTGRPYALDWALPHRETTAGASAGLGAVNSPGVAGGPVRTQRSAAAAVLQSFFPGEEGGPAIAAVLSGRVSPSGRLPVSLPRSAGAQPYSYLHPTLGGRTDVTSVDPTPVRPFGFGLGYTSFTHEGLTADSSVTAGAQFRASLTVRNAGSREGTDVVQLYAHDEVGSVARPVAQLVGFQRVSLAPGEEQRVEFTVPTERLAFTGVDGVRRVEPGSIRLWVGEACDHEETVTIIEILPPA; encoded by the coding sequence ATGGACGTGTCCCCCACACCCCGACCCCGCTTCTCCTCGCGCGTCGAGAGCCTCCTCGAGCAGATGACGCTGGAGGAGAAGCAGGCGCAGCTGGTCGGCTTCTGGGTCGATCAGGGCGAGGAGCTCGTCGCCCCGATGGCCGGCGAGAAGAAGACGTCCACCCGCTACGAAGAGGCCGCCGCCCACGGCATCGGGCACCTGACGCGCGTGTACGGCACCCGTCCGGTCGACCCGATCGCGCGGGCGCAGTGGCTGTGGGGCGAGCAGGCGCGTCTGCAGCGCGAGACCCGTCTGGGCATCCCCGCCCTCGTGCACGAGGAGTGCCTCACCGGACTCGCCGCATGGCAGGCGGCCACGTTCCCCACTCCTCTGGCCTGGGGCGCATCGTTCGATCCGGAGCTGGTGGAGGAGATGGGTCGCGCGATCGGCTCGTCGATGCGGCAGCTCGGGATCCATCAGGGCCTCGCCCCGGTGCTCGACGTCATCCGTGATCCGCGGTGGGGCCGCGTCGACGAGTGCATCTCGGAAGACCCGCTCGTGGTCGGCACCGTGGGAACCGCGTACGTGCGCGGCATGCAGTCGGAGGGCGTGCACGCGACGCTCAAGCACTTCGTCGGATACTCCGCCTCACGGGCGGGCCGCAACCACGCCCCGGTGTCCGCCGGGCGACGCGAGATCGAGGATGTGCTGCTGCCGCCGTTCGAGATGGCGGTGCGCGAGGGCGGGGTGCGCAGCGTCATGAACTCGTACACCGACATCGACGGCGTTCCCGTGGCCGCCGATCCGTACTACCTCGACGAGGTGCTGCGCGGGCGCTGGGGCTTCGACGGCGTCGTGGTCTCGGACTACTTCGCCGTGGACTTCCTGCGCAGCATGCACCACGTCGCGGCGGATTCGGCGCAGGCCGCATCGCTCGCGATCACCGCCGGGATCGACGTCGAACTGCCCTCGCCCGACGCGTACACGACGCTCGCCGCACAGGTGCGCGCGGGGGCTCTCGACCAGGGCATCGTGGATCGCGCGGTCGGACGCGTGCTCGCCCAGAAGGAGGAGCTGGGCCTCCTGGACGCGGACTTCGGCACCGCACCCGACGCGATCGACCTGGACTCCCCCGCGCATCGCGCTCTCGCGCGTCGCCTGGCCGAGGAGTCGATCGTGCTGCTGAGCAACGACGGCGTGCTTCCACTCGACCCGTCCGGCTCGCCGCGCATCGCCGTGATCGGTCCCAACGCCGACAGCGCCGAGGCGCTCATGGGCTGCTACTCCTTCGTGAACCACGTGCTGGCGCATCATCCGGACGTCCCGGCCGGGATCGCGCTGCCCAGCGTGCTCGACGGGCTCCGCTCCGCGCTCCCCTCGGCCACGATCACCTCTGCGGCAGGCTGCACTGTGGAGGGCGAGGACCGCAGCGGGTTCCCGGCCGCGGTCGCCGAGGCCGCCGCGGCCGACATCGCGATCGTCGTGATCGGCGACCGCGCCGGCCTCTTCGGGCGCGGCACCGTCGGCGAGGGGAACGATGTCGATTCGCTGGAACTTCCCGGCGTGCAGCGCGAGCTGGTCGAGGCGGTCGTCGCGACCGGAACCCCCGTCGTGGTCATCGCCCTCACCGGCCGCCCCTACGCCCTGGACTGGGCTCTCCCGCACCGCGAGACCACGGCCGGGGCGAGCGCCGGGCTCGGGGCGGTGAACTCCCCCGGTGTCGCCGGCGGCCCGGTTCGGACGCAGCGTTCCGCCGCCGCCGCAGTACTCCAGTCGTTCTTCCCCGGCGAGGAAGGCGGACCGGCCATCGCCGCCGTGCTGAGCGGGCGCGTGTCTCCGTCCGGTCGACTGCCGGTATCGCTGCCGCGGTCGGCGGGCGCGCAGCCGTACTCCTACCTGCATCCCACTCTCGGCGGGCGCACGGACGTCACCAGCGTGGATCCGACGCCGGTGCGGCCGTTCGGCTTCGGACTCGGCTACACGAGCTTCACGCACGAGGGGCTGACGGCCGATTCCTCGGTGACTGCGGGCGCGCAGTTCCGCGCGTCGCTGACGGTGCGCAACGCCGGCTCGCGCGAGGGAACGGATGTCGTGCAGCTCTACGCGCACGACGAGGTCGGGAGCGTGGCACGACCCGTGGCGCAGCTGGTCGGATTCCAGCGGGTGTCCCTGGCGCCCGGCGAGGAGCAGCGCGTGGAGTTCACCGTGCCCACCGAGCGCCTCGCGTTCACGGGCGTCGACGGCGTGCGGCGGGTGGAGCCCGGGAGCATCCGGCTCTGGGTCGGCGAGGCGTGCGACCACGAGGAGACCGTGACGATCATCGAGATCCTGCCCCCGGCCTGA
- a CDS encoding LacI family DNA-binding transcriptional regulator, whose translation MSGRTTIHDVAHAAGVSVSTVSKAVNGRYGIADATVKRVLDVVQELGYESSLVASSMRARRTGVIGVLLADFEPFSAEILKGVGAAVHDTAVDLLAYSGSRHGQGEGWERRSLSRLSGTLIDAAIMVTPTVVGASTEIPVVAIDPHTGRADLPTVESDSFGGALTATRHLLELGHRRISFLGGRPDLRSAGLRDAGYRRALSDAGIPVDPDLIRAGRYELETTRDSARLLLAGPSRPTAVFAANDLSAIAVIEVAHELGLRVPEDLSVIGFDDVPEASRRALPLTTIQQPMRRLGSVAAEMVFTLLAGRAVEEMHVTLPTRLVVRATTASPGPRAV comes from the coding sequence ATGAGCGGGAGAACCACGATCCACGACGTCGCGCACGCTGCGGGAGTGTCGGTGTCGACGGTCTCGAAGGCCGTCAACGGGCGCTACGGGATCGCGGATGCGACGGTCAAGCGCGTGCTCGACGTCGTGCAGGAGCTCGGGTACGAGTCGAGCCTGGTGGCCAGCAGCATGCGAGCCCGGCGCACGGGTGTCATCGGGGTGCTCCTGGCCGACTTCGAGCCGTTCAGCGCAGAGATCCTCAAAGGGGTGGGTGCGGCAGTGCACGACACGGCTGTCGACCTGTTGGCCTACAGCGGATCACGACATGGTCAGGGCGAGGGGTGGGAGCGCCGGTCGCTCAGCAGGCTGTCCGGCACGCTCATCGACGCGGCGATCATGGTCACCCCGACCGTCGTCGGAGCGTCGACCGAGATCCCCGTCGTCGCGATCGATCCGCACACGGGACGTGCCGATCTGCCGACCGTCGAGTCCGACAGCTTCGGGGGAGCGCTGACCGCCACCCGTCATCTGCTCGAACTCGGACACCGCCGGATCAGCTTCCTCGGTGGACGGCCCGATCTCCGCTCCGCCGGGCTGCGCGACGCCGGCTATCGCCGCGCGCTCTCGGACGCCGGCATCCCCGTCGACCCCGACCTGATCCGCGCCGGACGCTACGAGCTCGAGACGACGAGGGATTCGGCACGGCTCCTGCTGGCGGGACCGTCGCGACCGACCGCCGTGTTCGCGGCGAACGACCTCTCGGCCATCGCCGTGATCGAGGTGGCGCACGAGCTGGGGTTGCGTGTGCCGGAGGACCTCTCCGTGATCGGCTTCGACGACGTGCCCGAAGCCTCGCGCCGCGCTCTGCCGCTCACGACGATCCAACAGCCGATGCGCCGGCTGGGGAGCGTCGCGGCCGAGATGGTGTTCACGCTTCTCGCCGGGCGGGCCGTGGAGGAGATGCACGTGACGCTCCCCACGCGCCTCGTGGTCAGGGCGACGACGGCGTCGCCGGGCCCTCGCGCCGTGTGA
- a CDS encoding PaaX family transcriptional regulator, with product MTVDAPAALGVLDDIDARPGSTASLLRTVIGLFLRPLGGWISAADLVALAGDLGIPTAQARTGITRLKQKGLLLADRDDAIGYRLNPAAVPMLERGDRRIFAMREMQDADLWCLISFSIPESARSVRHQLRRRLQWIGAGTVSPALWMCPGHLQDEVELILDELDARRWVTLFPAGRPQTAVPLGEAASDWWDLEMLRSEHETFQRSLDALPDEPFAAYVRLIDSWRVLPYVDPGLPPSMLPADWPGRRSFDEFARLSSTLAEPALAHVRAATAS from the coding sequence ATGACGGTCGACGCACCGGCGGCCCTCGGCGTGCTCGATGACATCGATGCGCGCCCCGGCAGCACCGCCTCGCTGCTGCGCACGGTCATCGGGCTGTTCCTGCGGCCGCTCGGCGGCTGGATCTCGGCAGCCGATCTGGTCGCGCTCGCGGGCGATCTGGGGATCCCGACCGCGCAGGCCCGCACGGGCATCACGCGCCTGAAGCAGAAGGGGCTGCTGCTGGCTGACCGTGACGACGCGATCGGCTACCGGCTGAACCCGGCCGCCGTGCCGATGTTGGAGCGCGGCGATCGACGCATCTTCGCGATGCGCGAGATGCAGGACGCGGACCTCTGGTGCCTGATCTCCTTCTCGATCCCGGAGAGCGCGCGCAGCGTTCGACACCAGCTGCGCCGCCGGCTGCAGTGGATCGGAGCGGGCACCGTCTCACCGGCGCTGTGGATGTGCCCAGGGCACCTGCAGGACGAGGTCGAGCTGATCCTCGATGAGCTGGACGCGCGCCGGTGGGTCACCCTGTTCCCCGCGGGCAGGCCGCAGACAGCCGTCCCCCTGGGGGAGGCTGCGTCCGACTGGTGGGATCTGGAGATGCTCCGCTCCGAGCACGAGACGTTCCAGCGTTCACTCGACGCCCTCCCGGACGAGCCTTTCGCGGCGTACGTGCGACTGATCGACAGCTGGCGGGTGCTTCCCTACGTCGACCCCGGGCTGCCGCCGTCGATGCTGCCCGCCGACTGGCCAGGACGCCGCAGCTTCGACGAGTTCGCGCGACTGTCATCCACGCTGGCCGAGCCGGCGCTCGCCCACGTGCGGGCGGCCACCGCGTCCTGA
- a CDS encoding carbohydrate ABC transporter permease, with the protein MTATSLLVTQRPGRTGRPARARLPWANPTVYFVALIVVGLMLAPIAYIIIGGFRTNAQITTDPSGLPQPWILSNYLDVITGGVFWRQVLNSTIVALATTIGVVALGLMAAYVLARYRFAGRGVLYAFFAAGLMFPLTVAITPLYIVVRNLGLMNSLGGVILPQIAFALPTTIIILVPFLRAIPDEIQEAAFIDGCSRIGFFWRMVLPLSIPGVITTGILAFIGSWNGYLLPLFVLNDAAAFTLPLGVQSFASQYSVDTAKVLAFTSLSMIPALIFFSLFERRIVGGLTGAVKG; encoded by the coding sequence ATGACCGCCACCTCGCTACTCGTCACGCAGCGCCCTGGGCGGACGGGGCGCCCCGCTCGGGCACGCCTACCCTGGGCCAACCCGACCGTGTACTTCGTCGCACTGATCGTGGTCGGACTGATGCTGGCGCCCATCGCGTACATCATCATCGGCGGATTCCGCACGAACGCCCAGATCACGACCGACCCGTCGGGTCTGCCCCAGCCGTGGATCCTGTCGAACTACCTCGACGTCATCACCGGCGGCGTGTTCTGGCGGCAGGTGCTGAACTCCACGATCGTCGCCCTCGCCACCACGATCGGCGTCGTCGCGCTCGGGCTGATGGCCGCGTACGTGCTGGCCCGCTATCGGTTCGCCGGACGCGGAGTGCTGTACGCGTTCTTCGCCGCGGGGCTCATGTTCCCGCTGACGGTCGCGATCACCCCGCTCTACATCGTGGTGCGCAACCTCGGGCTGATGAACTCGCTCGGCGGGGTCATCCTGCCGCAGATCGCGTTCGCCCTGCCGACCACGATCATCATCCTGGTGCCGTTCCTGCGCGCCATCCCCGATGAGATCCAGGAGGCGGCGTTCATCGACGGATGCAGCCGGATCGGCTTCTTCTGGCGGATGGTGCTGCCCCTGTCGATCCCCGGAGTGATCACGACCGGCATCCTGGCCTTCATCGGCAGCTGGAACGGCTATCTGCTGCCGCTGTTCGTGCTCAACGATGCGGCGGCGTTCACCCTGCCACTGGGCGTGCAGTCGTTCGCCTCGCAGTACTCGGTCGACACCGCCAAGGTGCTCGCCTTCACCTCGCTGTCGATGATCCCCGCCCTGATCTTCTTCAGCCTGTTCGAGCGTCGCATCGTCGGCGGCCTGACCGGCGCCGTCAAGGGTTGA
- a CDS encoding extracellular solute-binding protein, with product MNSTRRSLVSAAALAAVGALALSGCTASTPDDGGDSAMTLWHNSTTGPGVQFWEDTVADFEKANPGVTIDIQSIQNEDLDGKLQTALNSGDAPDIFLQRGGGKMAAMVKAGQLKDLTDVISGPAADEIPDAAYSANSLDGKRYAMPVAVLPGGLFYSQDLFDAAGITENPTTLDELETATEKLKAAGTAPIALGAKDAWPAAHWYYWLALRECSDDTLAKAADEMNFDDDCWVRAGEDLQAFAETKPFNDGFLTTTAQQGAGSSAGLIANHQAGMELMGAWNPGVIGSLTPDQKPLADLAWFPFPEVDGGEGLPGSMMGGVDGYSCSVDAPDACVDFLNYLGTSEVQTAYYKAFNAPPVNTVAQEAVTEPYLQSILEAYNAAPYASQWLDTVYGQNVGNALNVAVVNMLAGQGTPEDIVKAVQDAAAKA from the coding sequence ATGAACAGCACACGGCGTTCCTTGGTCTCCGCGGCCGCACTCGCAGCCGTCGGGGCACTCGCGCTGAGCGGGTGCACGGCCAGCACCCCTGATGACGGCGGGGATTCTGCGATGACCCTCTGGCACAACTCCACGACCGGCCCCGGAGTGCAGTTCTGGGAAGACACCGTCGCGGACTTCGAGAAGGCGAACCCCGGGGTCACGATCGACATCCAGTCGATCCAGAACGAAGATCTCGACGGCAAGCTCCAGACGGCGCTCAACTCCGGCGATGCGCCCGACATCTTCCTGCAGCGCGGTGGCGGGAAGATGGCGGCCATGGTGAAGGCCGGGCAGCTCAAGGACCTGACGGACGTCATCAGCGGGCCTGCAGCCGACGAGATCCCCGACGCGGCCTACTCGGCCAACAGCCTCGACGGCAAGCGATACGCGATGCCGGTGGCCGTGCTCCCCGGCGGCCTGTTCTACAGCCAGGATCTGTTCGATGCGGCCGGCATCACCGAGAACCCGACCACGCTCGATGAGCTCGAGACGGCGACCGAGAAGCTCAAGGCGGCCGGGACCGCACCGATCGCCCTCGGCGCCAAGGACGCCTGGCCCGCGGCGCACTGGTACTACTGGCTCGCACTGCGCGAGTGCAGCGATGACACGCTCGCCAAGGCCGCCGACGAGATGAACTTCGACGACGACTGCTGGGTGCGCGCCGGAGAGGACCTGCAGGCATTCGCGGAGACGAAGCCCTTCAACGACGGCTTCCTCACCACCACCGCGCAGCAGGGTGCCGGCAGCTCGGCAGGGCTCATCGCCAACCACCAGGCCGGGATGGAGCTCATGGGCGCCTGGAACCCCGGCGTGATCGGATCGCTGACGCCCGACCAGAAGCCGCTGGCCGACCTGGCCTGGTTCCCCTTCCCCGAGGTCGATGGTGGCGAGGGCCTTCCCGGATCGATGATGGGCGGGGTCGACGGATACTCGTGCTCGGTCGATGCGCCTGATGCCTGCGTCGACTTCCTGAACTACCTCGGCACGTCGGAGGTGCAGACGGCCTACTACAAGGCGTTCAACGCTCCCCCGGTGAACACCGTCGCGCAGGAGGCCGTGACCGAGCCGTACCTGCAGTCGATCCTCGAGGCCTACAACGCGGCGCCGTACGCATCGCAGTGGCTCGACACCGTGTACGGACAGAACGTCGGCAACGCGCTCAACGTCGCCGTGGTCAACATGCTCGCCGGTCAGGGAACCCCGGAGGACATCGTCAAAGCCGTCCAGGATGCCGCAGCCAAGGCATAA
- a CDS encoding carbohydrate ABC transporter permease, with amino-acid sequence MPQPRHKAAARLEVILLAGPALLVFLAFVIFPVLMAAYYGFFSWQGYGPPTDFVGLKNYLTILQDPLFHDALAHNGFILVFSLVLQGPAAILLALLLNRRMRGQSLIRVLIFIPYVISEVVVGTGWSLMLQTSGAFNDLLQNMGLGFLANDWLSNPDIAIWTLMVIITWKYVGFAVILFLAGLQGIPEELHEAAAIDGASYWQIQWRITLPLLAPTLRIWAFLSIIGSLQLFDLVYIIWGQYIASTAGTSTMATYMVSEGRNAGNFGYGNAVAVVLFLISLVVALIYQRAVLKRDTDGALTGAPARKKRTTA; translated from the coding sequence ATGCCGCAGCCAAGGCATAAGGCGGCCGCCCGGCTGGAAGTGATCCTTCTGGCCGGGCCCGCCCTCCTGGTCTTCCTCGCCTTCGTCATCTTCCCGGTGCTGATGGCGGCCTACTACGGCTTCTTCAGCTGGCAGGGCTATGGTCCGCCGACGGACTTCGTGGGTCTGAAGAACTACCTGACGATCCTGCAGGATCCGCTGTTCCACGATGCGCTCGCGCACAACGGCTTCATCCTGGTGTTCTCGCTCGTGCTGCAGGGGCCGGCGGCGATCCTGCTGGCGCTCCTCCTCAATCGGCGGATGCGCGGACAGTCGCTCATCCGGGTGCTGATCTTCATCCCCTATGTGATCTCCGAGGTCGTCGTGGGAACGGGGTGGAGCCTGATGCTGCAGACCAGCGGCGCGTTCAACGATCTGCTGCAGAACATGGGTCTGGGTTTCCTCGCGAACGACTGGCTGTCGAATCCCGACATCGCCATCTGGACGCTGATGGTGATCATCACCTGGAAGTACGTCGGCTTCGCCGTCATCCTCTTCCTCGCCGGTCTGCAGGGCATCCCCGAGGAGCTGCACGAGGCCGCCGCGATCGACGGGGCGTCGTACTGGCAGATCCAGTGGCGCATCACGCTGCCGCTGCTCGCACCGACGCTGCGCATCTGGGCGTTCCTGTCGATCATCGGATCGCTGCAGCTGTTCGACCTCGTCTACATCATCTGGGGGCAGTACATCGCCTCCACGGCCGGCACCTCGACCATGGCGACCTACATGGTCTCCGAGGGGCGCAACGCCGGCAACTTCGGATACGGCAACGCGGTCGCCGTGGTGCTGTTCCTGATCTCGCTCGTGGTGGCGCTGATCTATCAGCGCGCTGTCCTCAAGCGCGACACCGACGGCGCTCTGACCGGCGCCCCCGCACGGAAGAAGAGGACCACGGCATGA